The Caldisericum exile AZM16c01 region CTTGCGCATCCTCCTGCAAGTACCATTCCCATTCCAAAAAGGAACCCACCAATAATTTGTGCTAAAGGAACAAATGGAAGAGGATTAAGCTTAATCCATCCAAGTTGCGCTGCAAGTTGAAAGCCAATTGTTTCAACCATGATCGCAAGGAGTGCCATTTTCATAAGATAGTTGTCCTTTGTCAATTTAACATCTCTAATTGCAGAGTTAAAGCAAAGTCTTCCTCTCTGTAATAGCACTCCGAAAATGATACCGACTAATAAGCCTTGTAATCTTGGATCCATATCCTACCTCCTTTATTGATTTGAGATTATAGTTTTTTAATGAGGATACGCCATTCACTTGGTCCAATCTCTTCAATTGAAAGGACTTCTCCGCCAATTTCCTTAACACCTGCGGGAATTCTTTCTTTAGAAAGTGCATAATCGATTAGCACTTCAAGAATTTCTCCAGATTTCATCTCTTTCAATTTTTTTCTTGTGTCAACATCTGGAATTGGACAAACCTCTCCCCTTTCGTCAAGGGTGTAATTTGGTTTTACTTCAGCCATTTTTAATACCTCCTTTTAAAATTTTTGAATTTATCCAAGAGGGGCTATAATCCCCCCTTAATTACCCTTAAAACTACTTTGCACCGAATTGTTCAAGTGCGTCAAGCACGAGTCTAATATAGGCAATGGACGGGCCACCACCCATAAGGCCTGCAACTTCTGCTGCTTCAAGGATCTCTGCCCTTGTTGCTCCTGCATCAATTGCATTTTTAACGTGGAGTGCAATGCAGTAAGCACAGTGTGCTGCAATACCAAGTGCGATAGAAATAAGTTCCTTCTCCTTTGTTGAAAGTGCACCTGGTTTCTCTGCTTCCTTGATAAGTCCCATTACAGCATCAATGTAACCTTTGTCAAATTCGCCAAGTTGTTTAGCAGTCTGCATAAAATCATCAACCATTTGTTTTGCGTCCATACGCAACCTCCCTTTTAAAATTTTTATTTTTTATCTTCTTCCATTATGGAAGAAAACTTGTAAGAATGACTAATAGAAATATTGTTTATAAATTTAACTGTGCTAAATATAACCAATCTGTAATATTTTGTATTCATAGTTTTCATTCACACACCTATATTATATACATATTTTAAAATTTTGCAATACTATTTGCGTAAAATTTCACTAATGTAATTATGAAATTATCAATTTAATGTTTAAGCCAATTGCTCTGTATGTGAAATGAAAATATTGACTAAAAAAAATACAATAATGCAAGAATTAATGTGCATTTTACTTTTTCACAATTTCACAAAAGGTAATTCGTTTACTTGACTAAGATAAAAAAAATTTTAAAATAGTTGAGGTAGGCGTAAAATTAGGTGAAAGGTGGTGAAAAATGAAAAAGGCAAACTACGTAAGTAAGGTTGTCTTTGAAACGATTGTTCTATTTCTTACATGGATCTTACTTACCGAAAGTTTTGCAACTTCGGAATTGATTTTTGGATTCCTTATTGCACTTGTAATTTCAATTGGTACAGCAGACCTTTTTACGGAACACGGTCTTGCTCATTTAAATCCAAAAAGGCTCTTTTATCTTATTATCTACATTCCTTACTATCTCTATCAAGTTATTAAGGCAAATATTCAAGTTGCAGTAATTGTTTTGAGTCCCTCACTTCCAATTAAGCCAGGAATTGTTAAAGTTAAAACAAATTTGAAATCGGATGTTGGAAAGCTTTCTCTTGCAAACTCGATTACTCTCACTCCGGGAACTATTACTATGGATGTCCAGGACGACGAACTCTTCGTTCACTGGATTAAAGTGGAAGATGAAAGTGTGGAAGGCGCAACAGAAAGTATTGTTTCGCCTTTTGAGAAATTTTTGAAGGAGATCTTCTCATGAAAGTGGTAGATTTGATTTATCTTGGCTTACTTGCATTTGCAACAATTCTTATGGTTGTAAGACTAACAAAAGGTCCCGATACGGCAAACAGGGCAATGGCACTGGATACCCTTACAACCCTCTTTGTTGCACTATTTGTATTCTTTGCATTTGTCTTTGGAAGGTCATTCTACATGGATGTTGCTGTGGTTTATGCGATCATTTCCTTTGTTGGCGTGCTTGTTGTTGCGCGCTTTATTGAAAGGGGGCTTTAAGATGGGGATTAACATTATCATCGGTTACATTCTCATGTTTATTGGTGCGTTTTTCTTCCTCCTTTCTGCAATAGGACTTTTAAGGCTTCCCGATCTATACACAAGAATGCAGGCTGCAACAAAATCAACTACGCTTGGTGCAATTTCCTCAATCATTGGGATTGGACTTATGAGAGAAGACATTCTCATAAAGTCAATTATCCTTGCTACGTTTATTCTTCTTACTGCACCTATTTCGGGTTCAGCACTCATTCGTGCAGGATACAAGGCTAAATCGCCAATGACTGACAAAACTGTCGTAGATAAGTTTAAAGAGAAAGAAGGTGAATGACGATGAATATGTATATTCTTGTCTTTTCTTATATTCTGCTTGCTCTTACAATTATCCTTTCTGTTCTTGCAATACATGTTAAGGACCTTCTTGCGGCAGTGATATTTATGGGTGGCGGAAGCCTTCTTGTATCTTTGGTATTTTTACTCCTGCAAGCGCCTGATGTTGCAATGTCTGAAGCCGCAATTGGTGCAGCGCTTACGATGGCAATTTACATTGTTGCCGTAAAGAAAACTGAGCGGGAGGATAAAGATGATTAGAAAAATTGTTTATGGCGTATTTATCCTCATAATTATTGCAGCAATTTCCCTTTTTATATCCAATTACAAGTTTGGTGTAGATAAGATGGATGTAGGGAAATACTATCTTGATAATACAGTTCCTCAAACAGGTGCTGCAAATGTTGTTACTTCGGTTACACTTTTCTACAGAGGTTTTGATACCCTTGGTGAGGTAACAGTTCTTTTCACTGCTGCCTTGGGTGTTGCTGTGCTTTACTTTATGGGCGAAAAGAAAAGAAAACAAAAACTCCAAGAATCAAATTTTGTAACGAAGATTGGGACACGTGTTGTGTTTCCTTTTATTCTTTTAACAGGTGCTTATATTTTCATGCACGGACATTTGACACCAGGTGGAGGTTTCCAGGGTGGTGCCCTTATTGCAACAGGATTTTTGTTACTCTATCTTGCATATGAAGAAACCTCAATCGACAGAAAAAAATTCTATCTTGTTGAAGGCCTTGGTGGACTTACATACGTCATTATGGGACTTTTAGGATTCTTTATGAAGGATTCATTCCTTGCAAATGTGTTGCCAAATGGAAGTTTATTCAATCTTCTTTCGGGTGGAATTATTCTCCCAATTTATATTGGTGTTGGCTTAAAGGTGGGATCTGAGTTATCTAATATCATTGATGACCTTATGTGTGAAGTGAAGTGTGAAGAAGCCGGAGGTGAAGAATGATTTTCTATATTTCTGCACTTCTCATAATTGGTATTGGTATTTATGCGCTTATTATTAAAAAGAATCTTATAAAAATTATTATCGGGCTTGACCTAATTGAAACTGGAATTAACCTCCTCATCGTTTCGATTGGCTATGTGAATGGAAAGACAGCGCCAATATTCTCAAAGGGTGTAATGGATGCAAATCTAATGGTTGATCCAGTACCTCAGGCTCTTACGCTTACTTCTATTGTTATTGGTGCCTCTGAACTTGCACTTGCTGCGGCATTTGTCGTGCTTCTCTATAGGAAGTACGGCACGTTGAATGTACGAAAGATAAGGAGTCTAAGATGGTAAACTTGGCTAATCCAACATTATTGGTAGTTATTCCGCTTTTCTTTGCTTTCCTTTCAATTATTGTTTCTTCATTTTTAAAGAAACTCATAAAATTTGTTCCATTTATTGTAAGTGCAATTAACCTTGTTGTTATTTATTTTATTGGCGTAAAAGTTTTAGGTGGCTCGGTTGTTATAGGCACAACTGCAGGGCTAAATCCACCTTACATAATAAACCTTGCTGTCGACAAGTTGAATTTTATAATTGCTCTTATGGTAAATGTCCTTGGGCTTCTTATATCTTTCTATAACATCTTTTATGTTAAGGAAGAGCCAACTGATAAATTTCACATTCTCTTTACGCTTCTTATCATGTCATCAAGTTGGATAAGTGTAACAGGAGACTTATTTAATATGTTTGTTGCTTTTGAAGTGCTTTCTCTTTCTTCCTTTGGGCTTGTTGGATATTTAAGAAGCAAAGATTCAATTGAAGCGGGATTTAAATATGTTGTTCTTGGTATCCTTGCAGGATCCCTAATCCTTCTCGGGGTTGTCCTTGTGTATGCACAAACAGGCACGCTTAACATGGCGCACATTGCTTCAAAACTCTATTACATTGGAAGCCTCGAAAAACTTATTCCTTATATATTAATATTCTTAGGACTTGCAGTTGAAGGAGCACTTTTCCCTGTAAATTCTTGGCTTCCTGACGCACATCCTGCAGCACCGTCAGGCGTATCGGCAATGCTTTCGGGAATTGTAACAACTACTGCAATCTATGCAATAATAAGAGTTACGGTAACAGTTTTTAACTATTCTGCTTTTATCCCATATCTTTTTATCATTGCACTTCTTACTCTTTTCTTTGGTGAAGTTGCAGCCTTCTTCCAGAAGGATTTGAAGAGGATGCTTGCGTATTCAACAATCGGACAAACGGGATTGTTTGTTCTTGCATTCTCTGTGGGAACACAATCATCAATATCTGCCTCAATTGCGCAGATGATTAATCATTCAGTTTCAAAAGCAGTATTGTTCCTTGTTGCAGGCATTATGATTGAAGTTGCAGCTTCAAGGAATATCGATGACCTTAAAGGTTTTGGGAGATCTCACATTTTGACATCAATTCTCTTTGTTTTTGCAGCGCTTTCTCTTATTGGAATCCCGCCATTCTTTGGATTTTTTACGAAACTTGCAATTCTTCAATCTCTACTTGATTTTCCGGGCTTTCTTGGATATTTCGCTTTCGCGCTTGTCCTTATCATGGCAATTGTAGAAGGTGTCTATTTCTATAAAGTATTTAAGATACTATTTGCAAAAGGTGAGAAAACATTTGGTGAAGAAAATCCATGGCTTGTTGCTGCACCTTTTATCCTTGTGCTTATTCTTGTCTTTCTCAGTGCAAGGCCGATGAATATCATTAACTTCACATATGATACGGCAGGTCAATTAATACAAAGGACGACTTATCTAACCTCAGTATTGGGAGGTTTAAAATGAACTTTTCACTTCTAATGATTTTGCTTACTCCATTTTTTGGAGGGCTTCTTGCTTATGCGGGTTCTGCGTTGCATAAAAGTGTGAGG contains the following coding sequences:
- a CDS encoding monovalent cation/H+ antiporter complex subunit F translates to MKVVDLIYLGLLAFATILMVVRLTKGPDTANRAMALDTLTTLFVALFVFFAFVFGRSFYMDVAVVYAIISFVGVLVVARFIERGL
- a CDS encoding carboxymuconolactone decarboxylase family protein, whose protein sequence is MDAKQMVDDFMQTAKQLGEFDKGYIDAVMGLIKEAEKPGALSTKEKELISIALGIAAHCAYCIALHVKNAIDAGATRAEILEAAEVAGLMGGGPSIAYIRLVLDALEQFGAK
- the mnhG gene encoding monovalent cation/H(+) antiporter subunit G is translated as MGINIIIGYILMFIGAFFFLLSAIGLLRLPDLYTRMQAATKSTTLGAISSIIGIGLMREDILIKSIILATFILLTAPISGSALIRAGYKAKSPMTDKTVVDKFKEKEGE
- a CDS encoding hydrogenase subunit MbhD domain-containing protein yields the protein MNMYILVFSYILLALTIILSVLAIHVKDLLAAVIFMGGGSLLVSLVFLLLQAPDVAMSEAAIGAALTMAIYIVAVKKTEREDKDD
- a CDS encoding Na+/H+ antiporter subunit E, translated to MKKANYVSKVVFETIVLFLTWILLTESFATSELIFGFLIALVISIGTADLFTEHGLAHLNPKRLFYLIIYIPYYLYQVIKANIQVAVIVLSPSLPIKPGIVKVKTNLKSDVGKLSLANSITLTPGTITMDVQDDELFVHWIKVEDESVEGATESIVSPFEKFLKEIFS
- a CDS encoding complex I subunit 5 family protein produces the protein MVNLANPTLLVVIPLFFAFLSIIVSSFLKKLIKFVPFIVSAINLVVIYFIGVKVLGGSVVIGTTAGLNPPYIINLAVDKLNFIIALMVNVLGLLISFYNIFYVKEEPTDKFHILFTLLIMSSSWISVTGDLFNMFVAFEVLSLSSFGLVGYLRSKDSIEAGFKYVVLGILAGSLILLGVVLVYAQTGTLNMAHIASKLYYIGSLEKLIPYILIFLGLAVEGALFPVNSWLPDAHPAAPSGVSAMLSGIVTTTAIYAIIRVTVTVFNYSAFIPYLFIIALLTLFFGEVAAFFQKDLKRMLAYSTIGQTGLFVLAFSVGTQSSISASIAQMINHSVSKAVLFLVAGIMIEVAASRNIDDLKGFGRSHILTSILFVFAALSLIGIPPFFGFFTKLAILQSLLDFPGFLGYFAFALVLIMAIVEGVYFYKVFKILFAKGEKTFGEENPWLVAAPFILVLILVFLSARPMNIINFTYDTAGQLIQRTTYLTSVLGGLK
- a CDS encoding Na(+)/H(+) antiporter subunit B yields the protein MIRKIVYGVFILIIIAAISLFISNYKFGVDKMDVGKYYLDNTVPQTGAANVVTSVTLFYRGFDTLGEVTVLFTAALGVAVLYFMGEKKRKQKLQESNFVTKIGTRVVFPFILLTGAYIFMHGHLTPGGGFQGGALIATGFLLLYLAYEETSIDRKKFYLVEGLGGLTYVIMGLLGFFMKDSFLANVLPNGSLFNLLSGGIILPIYIGVGLKVGSELSNIIDDLMCEVKCEEAGGEE
- a CDS encoding sulfurtransferase TusA family protein; translated protein: MAEVKPNYTLDERGEVCPIPDVDTRKKLKEMKSGEILEVLIDYALSKERIPAGVKEIGGEVLSIEEIGPSEWRILIKKL
- a CDS encoding NADH-quinone oxidoreductase subunit K, encoding MIFYISALLIIGIGIYALIIKKNLIKIIIGLDLIETGINLLIVSIGYVNGKTAPIFSKGVMDANLMVDPVPQALTLTSIVIGASELALAAAFVVLLYRKYGTLNVRKIRSLRW